The following are from one region of the Etheostoma spectabile isolate EspeVRDwgs_2016 chromosome 2, UIUC_Espe_1.0, whole genome shotgun sequence genome:
- the fgfbp2b gene encoding fibroblast growth factor-binding protein 2b: MRARMRVALLFLAAAVCVSNAQSNNSSSINRQQQQQQRSIRDEAIKFNTKTKDTCTMVVSGAGDYTRLRVSCKGPSQGQTQGRSYYCDFQGKPNLCRGYNLNPRHYFTQMMWDMRKLSHACQGPKVYRPAMCKKYPDEAQMTFLASWPKTTIPKPSKPVQEPRKPVVPAQNKPVTTPKPVKPQQQPVKPQPGKGTQTKKTTPKPGKTTIRPTEQTDSKASRIASEYCWKSFHGVCSYFISWFQN, translated from the coding sequence ATGAGAGCCAGGATGAGAGTGGCGTTGCTGTTTCTGgcagcagctgtttgtgtgtcAAACGCTCagagcaacaacagcagcagcatcaacaggcagcagcagcagcagcaacgcAGCATCCGGGATGAGGCCATCAAATTCAACACCAAGACCAAAGACACCTGTACCATGGTAGTGTCTGGAGCGGGGGACTATACTCGCCTGCGTGTCTCCTGCAAAGGTCCCAGCCAGGGCCAGACCCAAGGACGCTCCTACTACTGTGACTTCCAGGGTAAACCCAACCTGTGCCGCGGCTACAACCTCAACCCTCGCCACTACTTCACCCAGATGATGTGGGACATGAGAAAGCTGAGCCACGCCTGCCAGGGACCCAAAGTCTACCGCCCAGCGATGTGCAAGAAATACCCCGACGAGGCCCAGATGACCTTCCTGGCCTCCTGGCCCAAGACCACCATCCCTAAGCCCTCCAAGCCTGTCCAGGAGCCACGTAAACCAGTTGTGCCGGCCCAGAACAAGCCTGTCACTACTCCCAAACCTGTCAAGCCCCAGCAGCAGCCAGTCAAGCCCCAGCCAGGCAAGGGCACCCAGACCAAGAAAACCACCCCCAAGCCTGGGAAGACCACTATTCGTCCCACAGAGCAGACTGACTCCAAAGCCTCCCGCATCGCCTCTGAGTACTGCTGGAAGAGCTTCCATGGCGTCTGCTCCTACTTCATCAGCTGGTTCCAGAACTGA
- the LOC116703367 gene encoding fibroblast growth factor-binding protein 1, with translation MLLLKTSVPWLLLAFLGQQVSQSSGGRTKNRGADKSVTPAPGRAQGGGGNKPAASGRGKFSIKDKMQCMWEAKNVGDTVGLSVKCEARIKGEASDVQCKYNAKPQSCPEYQTDTKGFWKQVARAFKRLQGKVCNDDRALVRAGMCKRAPRDAHFKLDRSSVAFSQSGEPETPQPPPSLSISTAAAPSGPTACSRRADHRKTAEENCSGWASVCNFFLTMLQSNEC, from the coding sequence ATGTTGCTGCTGAAGACTTCCGTTCCCTGGTTGCTGTTGGCCTTCCTTGGACAGCAGGTCTCTCAGTCCTCCGGTGGGCGCACTAAGAACCGAGGAGCGGACAAGAGCGTGACCCCAGCCCCGGGCAGAGCGCAGGGGGGCGGCGGGAACAAGCCTGCAGCAAGCGGCCGGGGGAAGTTCTCCATCAAGGACAAGATGCAGTGCATGTGGGAGGCAAAAAACGTCGGGGACACGGTGGGACTGTCGGTAAAATGCGAAGCGCGCATCAAAGGTGAAGCCAGCGATGTGCAGTGTAAGTACAACGCCAAACCTCAGAGCTGTCCGGAGTACCAGACCGACACCAAGGGCTTTTGGAAACAGGTGGCCCGCGCGTTTAAAAGACTGCAAGGCAAAGTGTGCAATGACGACCGGGCGCTGGTGAGGGCTGGCATGTGTAAGAGAGCGCCCCGGGATGCGCACTTCAAGCTGGACAGGTCCTCCGTAGCCTTCTCTCAGTCCGGAGAGCCGGAGACCCCCCAGCcgcctccatctctctccatctccaccGCTGCGGCTCCGTCCGGACCGACAGCCTGCTCAAGGCGCGCGGACCACCGGAAAACGGCTGAAGAGAACTGCAGCGGCTGGGCCAGCGTGTGCAATTTCTTTCTAACAATGTTGCAAAGTAACGAGTGTTAG